AAGTCGACCTTGATAATGTTGAACAAATGCAGGCGTTAAAATGCGCATAAAGCCAGCAAGCACAACAACGTCCGGTTGATACTTATCAATGGCTGCCATCAAGGCGTCATCATAAGCTTCTCTAGTGGCAAAATCACGATGGGATAATGTGGTGGTGGCGATATTGGCGTTGGCAGCACGTTCTAGGCCATAAGCGTCAGCTTTATTCGATAATACGCCAACCACTTGGCCCGGATAATCTGGCGATTTGCAGGCGTCGATAATCGCCTGCAAATTAGTCCCACTGCCAGAAATTAAAACGAGAATTCGGCAGGACATTTAGCTTACTCCTGACCAATAACGACTTGTTCTTGATCTTCTGCTTTGGTTTGGATTTCACCAATGTGCCAAGCTTGCTCGCCGTGTGCCTTAAGAATTTCAAGACTTTGTTCAACAGCATCTTTCGGTACAGCGATAATCATACCAACACCACAGTTAAAGGTACGGTACATTTCATGGGTTGTAACATTACCTTTTTCTTGTAACCAATTAAAAATGCTTGGCCACTGCCAAGATGTTTCATTAATAACTGCTTTAGCATTTTCAGGTAGTACGCGTGGAATATTTTCCCAGAAGCCACCACCGGTAATATGTGATAGTGCATGAACGTCTACTTCTTTGAGCAGTGCAAGCACTGATTTAACGTAAATTTTCGTTGGTTCAAGTAAGTGTTCGCCAATTGATTTACCGTCAAGTAGCTCGTTGGTATCACTACCGCTGACTTCTAGCACTTTGCGAATTAATGAGTAACCATTTGAGTGCGGGCCAGAAGAGCCAAGAGCAATCAGTTGGTCGCCAGCGGCAACTTTTTGGCCGTCTAATACTTTTGATTTTTCAGCAACGCCAACACAGAAGCCAGCAATATCGTAATCGCCTTGATGATACATGCCTGGCATTTCAGCAGTTTCACCGCCAACTAACGCACAGCCTGCTTGCACGCAGCCTTCAGCAATACCGTTAACCACACTTGCGGCAACTGGAACGTCTAACTTAGCGGTTGCATAATAATCAAGGAAGAACAGTGGCTCCGCCCCTTGAACAATTAAGTCGTTAACACACATAGCAACAAGGTCGATACCAACAGTGTCGTGTTTTGCTAAATCAATCGCTAAACGCAATTTTGTGCCAACGCCATCTGTACCCGCTACTAACACAGGCTCTTTATAACCAGTTGGTAATTGGCAAACCGAGCCAAATCCACCTAAACCACCCATTACTTCTGGGCGAGTTGTGCGCTTTACCGCGCCCTTAATGTTTTCTACTAACTCATTGCCTGCATCGATATCGACACCAGCGTCCTTATAGCTTAGGGATTGCTTTTGTTCGCTCACGAGAAACCTCAAATTGTTCAAAAGGATTTTTGAAAGCGCATATTCTAACAGCGCATTTAGGGAGATAAAATCTTTATCAGAAATTATTTTTAAGTGAAAACTTTGTCGCTAATTATGTTAAGATCGACACTATGAAATTGATTCAATTAAACAAAATGTTCCACGCGCTGGTATTAATTTTAACCACATTTAGCATATTTTCAGCAGCAGCGATTGAAGTAACTGATTTGTATCAAGCAAAAGTCGCGGTTGACTCGCAAGCAAACAAAGATCGCAACCAAGCAATTAAAAAAGCCATGGCGGCTGTGTTACTTAAAGTGGGTGGTCAAGAATCGGTATTAACCAATAGCGAAGTAAAGCGACAGTTAAGTCGTTACAATCAATATCTCACGCAATATCGCTACGAGCGCGATAGCGAACAACTTTTTCTCGTGGCGATGTTCGATGAAAACAAAATCAATCAATTATTCCAACAACAAAACCTTGCCATTTGGGGAAGCTTGCGCCCGCAGATTTTAGTTTGGCTGTTAAATGAAAGCGACTTAAATCGTGAGGTAGTGGCTGAATCAGCTGGACTTCCTTGGCCCAAACAAGTGAATGATTTTTCTGAGCAGCGCGGCCTGCCTCTATTATTACCATTAATGGATCTAGAAGACTCGCTGCAAGTAAACGTAACCGATTTGTGGGGGCGTTTTGCTAATGCAACCGAAGAAGCAGCGGCAAGATACTTTGTTGATGCCAACTTAATTATTCGAATTTCAAACAGCAGCTTGTTGAGCGAGCAAGATCAGCAAGTGGCATGTGAAGGCGTGCTATGCCAACAACCTAGTTGGTATGCGGTTGATTGGTCGCTATTGGCCGAACGCCAGCAGTTTGGTGAAACCTATGAAGGAAGTGATGTGGCGGCGCTATTATCACAAGTATTAAAAGATGTTGCGTCTGTGGTTTATCAAGACTACGCGCTATCTACCGATTTGAACAATGAATTGCTAATAGACGTGGCTAATGTTGACTCATTAACAAGCTATGTAGAAATTCATCAATTTCTAACTGCTTTGTCAGCGGTTGAGTCGGTAATTTTAGTCGAAGCAGAAGAACAAACTAGAACATTTAAGCTTAATTTACTCGGTTCGAAAAAAGCCTTGTTAGCGTCACTTAAATTAAATGATCAACTACAACAGTATATCGACCCTTTAGTTGGCGAAGAGCCAGGTGCAAACCCTGTGTTTTATTGGAGAAAACAATGAAGCAAGATGCACAATTAGCACTGGCTGTGCACTTGCCTGATGATGAAACGTTTGAGAGTTATACTGGCAACACTAATCTAACAGTACTCAAAATTTTACGGGATTTCGTCAGCCAATTAAGGTTTTCGAACAGTCATAAAACGCAAAATTCAACGCAACCGGATTTGATTGAAACGGTCAATAGCTTTTATTTATTTGGCTTATCAGGCGCTGGTAAATCTCATTTATTGCACGCTGCTAGCAACTATGCTGACAGCTTAGGTAAAACCTCATTGTGTCTGCCAATGTCTGAGATTATTGAGATGCCAGTTGAAGTGCTGGAAGGGCTTGAACAAATTGATTTAATTTGTGTTGATGATATTCAACTGATTCGCGGCAATATGGTTTGGCAACAAGCAATTTTTGACCTGTTTAATCGCGTTAAAGAGCAGGGCAAGCAAATTCTGATTGCGGGCACAAACTCAGTACAAGACTTGTCACTAGAGTTACCTGATCTCAAATCACGATTGAGTTGGGGTTATGTTGAGCAGCTAAAACAATTAACCGACGATGAGAAAATGGCGGTGGTTGCAAGGCGCGCCCGTCAGCGTGGCTTAAATATTCAACCAGACGTAATTAAGTATCTATTGAATCATTTTAGCCGTGACACAGCCGCTTTAATTCAATACTTGGATACGCTCGACAAGTTGTCGATACGTGAACAACGCAAAATTACCATTCCATTTATCAAAGAAGCGCTAGCCAATAGTTAGACAGTTTGTTGTTTAGCGCTTTTCGTCACTTTTTTGTCATTTGCCTTTTACTTAGTTTGGCTTCCTATCAACTAAGGTAGTCATTGATTTGTGTTACTGCGTTTCGGTAAAGGTTTACTGTAGTAATGGTATTGACGATGATTGGAGTTTGCAGAGTTGTCACCGTTAGCATTTTTTGCCCTTGCTCGGCCATTAGTGTTTGGGCTCAGTGACAGATTGTCTCGCCAACTGGCACCAGCAACAAAAGGGATTGCTGCAGGTAGTTCAGCAATTGCTGCTTGTGCATCGAATTCTGGATAAACAAAGTTGGTTGTATAAGCGGCGCGATCAACAATTTGTGGTTGAGATAGTCGGCCTCGCTGTCCCCACTCAACGATGTAGTCGTTGCGATTATCATTGACGTTGTTAGGGTTATTGGTGACCGCAACATCGCGTTGCACGCCATATCTATGTTGCATCATTAACTCTTCAAAGAGCATGGCAAAGTCTTCACGTTCAGTGCTAAAACCATAAAAATGCACTGCCTTGTCTGGTTCAAACAGTGTACGAACATCTTGTGGTAAATACGCCTTTTGAATGTCTGTTGCATTACCCGTGTTGTAGCGTACTTGCGCCAAATCTTTCATTACTTGGCTTTCCAGTGGACTAAATGCGGTGAGCAGCTCAGAGCGGGCCGCATTATCTAGTGCAGCATCTAACACGCGGGCTTGGCTATTTAGCGATGACCAGTTAGTTTGTGGAAAAAAATCATTGGCATGGGCAAGCTCGTGGTAAAGCAAGTAGCCAAGTGGGTAGGTAAGTGCTGAAAGCGGACGTTCTACTCGCTCATCTTTAGCGTAAAATTCAAATGCGTAATCGTTGTCTTTAACGTAACGCCATGGAATCGCAAATTGTAAATCATCGCCTAAACCTGAACGAAAATCTGGCGCTTCGTTAATTGTGTCGCGCTGTCGTGGTGTTAGCCAAAAGTTCTCTGCATCCAGATAGATAGCACCAGTTGCCGCCCAGTAAAATGACGGTCTAACATCATAGGCTATAACAACCGCTGTTGTTGCTCTGAGCAACTGCTTAAAGTCATTGTGAGGGTCGAGTTGTTCTAAAAATGCTTTAAAGTTATCGCCCATCCATTGATGAGAGACGACTACTCTGTTCATCACATCATCGACACTTGGTGTTAATGTTTGTTGTGCCAGTAGTGGAAGTCGGTCCAATGTACATGAGGAGTTGAGAGCATTGCTATAAACACAATTGGCTAACTGATTCGCATAGGGGCTATTTGGGTTATACGGAAATACGCGGGCAACGCGATCGTCAAAATAAGCAGCATTGCTAATACTTTCAGCTTGTTCTACCAAAATTGTGACAGTTTCAGACGATTGACGGTTATTAACATTAGCGCTGGCTTCAAATGAGAAAAGCGTATCTTGTGACACCGCTGGCGCCTTAAAAATCAACACATTGTCACTGGTACTACTGAGGCTTATTGAAGGCCCTTGAGTTTGTCGCCAATTGACATTGGATAAGGTAGCAGCTTCATTTTGCCCACTAAACACGCGAACTGATACTTTATTCTGCGCTAATACGGCTTGTCCCGTCGGGATGGAAAGTGTCGCGTTATCCGCGGAGACGTCAATCGCAGCGTTTAAGGTTTTCGCTTGCCCATTTTCATTGAAACTCACTTGGAATTCATAGTTGCCACTTTCTGTCGGAACTACCGATAAGACTTTGTGATTGGTTGTGACAAGGTCGATTGCTTGTCCGCTGGTTTGCGACCAAGTAATGTTGGAAATGTTAGTGTCAGGTGCATATAGGATGAGCTCGGCGGCCTGATTAGTACTAACGTTGTTGCCATCAATAACAATCTCAGCGATTTTTGCTGCGCTGCCACTGTTGTTAGGACTTGGTTGAGTTGTGGAGTCACCCGAGGAGCCTCCGCCGCAGCCGTAAAGCATTGGCAGGGCAATGATAAATGCACAGTTAATTAGTTTTTTATTCATGCTAAAACTCCTGTGAATGACTCAATACAAAGGGGGTTACTCTTCACCCTTCTTTTTTCTGATACTTAATCCGAGCTCTTGACCTCGATATTTCGCGTAATATGTACCACCAAAAAACATCAGGCTGGCAAATATTAGTTCAATCAATGGGTAAAGCTTATTAGCTGACACCCATAAACTGGTCAAGCTGTGTAGGAAATACCACATGACAATAAAATTAGACCAGGCAAAGGTATAAGGATTTCCTTTTAACATACCCTTAGCTGGAAAAAATAACGGCACTACGAATAAAACTAACGCTAGCCAAGGGCCAAGTGAGCTTGGTTCAAGCACCAGTAACCACAGTGGCATAAATGCCAATAAACCAAAGTAGCCAATTAAGGCTATTTTTTTATAGGTTGCAGTGTTGATGGATTTCATTGAAGTTAAGGCCTATTAAACTAATGGGCTATAGCAAGGCATTAACATTTTCTGGTGGACGACCAATAACGGCTTGTTCACCTTTAACCACAATGGGGCGCTCCATGAGTTTAGGAGTGGCGGCCATGGCGGCGAATAATGTATCGTCATCTGCGCCTTTTAGTGCTTGCTCTTTAAACTCGGTTTCTTTAGTGCGCATCATATCAATAGGTGCAACCGATAATTTTTTTGCTAAATCGCGAAGTGCATCTTCAGACAATGGAGTTTTTAAATATTCCACCACTTCATGTGCAGCATTAGCAGATTCGATAAGTTGAAGTGTTTGGCGGCTCTTTGAGCAGCGTGGATTATGGTAAATAGTTAACATAAATTTTCTCAGTGTTTACATGTTAGATACGCTTGCAGCAATCGCTTACAGGCGTTTTAGTTTATTTTGTTGGTCTTCAAATTGTAAAATACGGGCTTTAATTCGCTTTTGGATTAGTGGTTTTCCTTCCGCGAAATTATAACCTGTTTGCAACTCATCAATTGCTTTAGGGTAAGCGCCTAGTAGGGCATAAACTTCTGCCTGTGTGGTGTGCATCAACGCTGTTTTTTTCGCTTTGCGGTAAACTTCATTCAATAAGTCGTAAGCAATAAAGTGCTTTGGTTTGACGAGTAAGAAGTCTTGTAGCACTTGTTCAGCTTGATCGTATTGTTGGTTTTTTTGCAGTGCGTTAGCATAGTTCAATGCGACCACTTGATTGTTTGGCATTAATAAATTCAGCGCTGCCAACATGTCGATTGCACTTTGATACTCCTCTAGTTCGAGGTAGGTATCAGTTAATGCGTCAACATAAAACAAGTTACGCTTATCATTAGCCAGTAGCTGCTCTAACAACTGTTTTGCTTGGTTGTAGTCTTCGTTGGCAAAATACGAAAGTGCCAAACCATAGTTAGCCGCTTCTTTAATGGCGTACTGTTGCTGTTTAAGAATGTGCTGAAATTGCGTGATATTGTTTTTCGGCTCACCTTGATATCGCGCTTGAATGCGCGCTTTAGCCAACTCAAATTCGAGGCTAGGTGGCAGCTGAGTTCTTGGATAATTTTGTGCTCTTAAACGGGCATCGCTAATTCGAGACTCTGGCAGTGGATGGGTCAATAGCATTGCCGGCGGCTTAGATTTATAGCGGAACCGTTCAGCCATCTTGCCAAAAAAGTTCGGTGCACCCATTGGATCAAAATTACTATTCACCAATAACGCGATGCCGACGCGATCTGCCTCTTTCTCGTTGCCTCGTGTGTAATTTAATGAGGCTTGCTGGCTTGCCGCAACGCTGGTACTTAGTGCCGCAATACCAACGGTTGGGTTAACTAAGGTCAGCAAAACACCGCCGAGCATACCCGCAAGCGTCAGCGGTTGGTTGGCAGATTGCGCTTCCAGCCGACGTGCCAAATGGCGCTGCGTAACGTGTGATATTTCATGGGCAAGTACTGACGCTAGTTCACTTTCCGTATCAGCTGTGGTGATAAGCCCAGAATGTACACCGACATGGCCGCCGAAGAAGGCAAATGCATTAAGTTCATTGTTGTTTAAAACAAAAAACTTAAATTTGTAGTTAACATCTTGCGCATTTCTAACCAAGCGGTTACCAAGGTGGTTAAGGTATTCGGTGATCACCGGATCGTGCAAAATAGGTTGTGTGGCCCTTAAATGGCGCATCATGGCGTCACCGACCACGCGTTCTTTATCGATTGATAAAATACTTGAGCCGGCAGCCCCTATTTCAGGTAATTCATTTTTGTCTTGTTGTGCATTAATAGGAGAACTACCAATGGTTAAGCACAGACCAATACTGAGTAAAACAGGTTTAAGCTTAAACAAAATTATCCCACTTCATTGTTATTAGAGTTAGCTAGACCAGCGATAAGTGCATCTTTGTGATGCTTGATGGCTTCTTGGAAAAATCTAGCGATATTAGGTCCTTTGACCTCAACGATTTCAAATGATTCATCCAAATAGCCAATTAATCTTTCTACTCTGCGGTAAATATGACGGATCAGCGCGACATCCGCTTGATCGCCGTTTTCAGCGGTTATCATAATAAATGACATTAAACTGTTAACGCGAAATAAGCGGCGCATCGCTTCTGGGATCCAGCGTTGAAATGGACACATGGGGTGATCGATCATGTTGTGATTCATTCGTTGACCGCGAATGACAGGGTAGCAATGAAGCTCATAGCCCATGTCGTTGTATACATGACGTAGGCTGACTTGTGGTTTAATCGCAACTGTTATCTCACCACTATTATCAACATTGCCTTTTAGTAAATTTAGATTCCAGTACTTTTTTTCTAAAATATTGGTGTAGCCACTTTCAAACCCGTGACTGAGGATACCATCAAGTTCACCTGCCGAACTGGCGACCATATGATAGAGCGCTGAAACATCTCCCCAAGTGAGCTGCTTTTTTAAAGCGTTTATTTCTTTTAAATCGAATGTTTCAGGTAAATCCAGCATATATACAAATGGTTGAAAACAAAATTAAACTACGACACTTGTTGTATTCGATTGTCGCAAATTAGATAATCAAACAAAAGAGCTGTGTAACAATTTACAATGAATTATCAGTATGACGCCAGTGGCGAAGTGTGCCCGTTGCCTTTAGTTAAGCTGCGAGTGTTACTGAAAAAAATGAAAATTGGTGATAGTTGTCGATTATTAATAAAAGACACGGGATCGAAGAGCGATATTCCCAAATTGCTCGACAAACTTAATTACCCATACACGTCAAGCATCATTGATGATGGGATTCAAGAACTCAATATTAGGATCAGGTAACAATTTTATGGTCAGGTTTTTTAAAGACTGGTATACGCGCAAGTTTTCAGATCCGCATGCCGTCACGCTCGTGGTTATTCTGGTGACGGCGTTTTTGGCGGTCTATTTCCTAAGCAGCTTGCTAATGCCAGTATTTGTGGCAATGGCGATTGCCTTCTTACTTGATTTGCCAGTTAACCGCTTAACTAATGCCGGAATTAGCCACAGTTGGTCGGTGATTATGGTGGTTGCTGCATTTGTCGGTGTCTCGTTAATCACTTTCTTAGGGTTGATGCCAATAGTGTGGCAGCAAAGCACGAACTTGATGCAAGAAGTGCCGCATATGGTCACGGAAGGTCGTACTTATTTGATGACGTTACCGGAAAAATATCCAGAAATTGTTCAAGCTGAACAAATAGAGCATATGATTGCGCTGACAAACGACAAATTGTTGGAATGGGGACAAGTGGCGATTGAGGCAACGTTAAACTCACTTTCTGACTTAGTTGCCTTGATTATTTACCTAATACTTGTGCCGATCATGATCTTCTTTTTCCTGAAAGATAAGCGAGAATTACTGACAGGCTTTAGTCGATTTTTACCGAAAGAGCGTCGCATGGCGAGTCAAGTCGGTAAGGAAATGAATCAGCAGATCCTTAACTATATACGCGGCAAGTTAATCGAGATATTGATTATTGGCGCAGTCAGTACGGTTACCTTTATTTTCTTAGATTTGCGCTACTCAGTGCTGCTTGGCGTATTGGTTGGTTTGTCTGTACTCGTCCCTTACGTTGGTGCAACACTGGTAACCTTACCTGTGATGTTAGTGGCCTTGTTCCAATTTGGCGTTAGTCCAGAATTTGGATACGTAATGCTAGCTTACGGAATTATTCAAGTACTCGACGGTAACTTGCTAGTACCGGTGTTGTTTTCCGAAGCGGTAAACTTACATCCGGTGACCATTATCATCGCAGTTATCTTCTTTGGCGGTATGTGGGGCTTTTGGGGCGTATTTTTCGCTATTCCACTGGCAACATTAGTGAAAGCCGTTGTTAATGCTTTTCCAAATACGCCACTTGACGAGGAGCAGTCTGTGACTGCGTAACGCCGTTAAATTGGGCGCATAACTTAGCTTCACGTAAAAATAAAAAAGCCCTGCTTGTTAAACTACCAAGCAGGGCTTTTTGTCTGTAAAAGGTAAATGTAACCAGTAATAAGCTTATACTTGGTTAAGTACTTCTAATACGACCTCGTGATGGTTTTTCGTTTTAAACTTGTTAAATACGTGACTAATTTTACCGTCTAAGCCAATTAAAAAACTTAAACGGTGAATACCGTCGTATTCTTTGCCCATAAACTTTTTCAATCCCCAAACACCGAAGTCATCAGCCACTTTGTGATCTACATCTGATAATAAGGTGAAGTTAAGCTCGTCGCGTTGGCAAAATTTATCTAGACGTTTGCTTTCATCAGGGCTAATACCAAAGACAACAGTGTTTAGATTGTCTAGCTCAGTTTTACTATCTCTTAATCCTTGTGCCTGCACTGTACAGCCAGGTGTCATTGCTTTTGGGTAAAAGTATACAAGCACTTGCTGTTTGCCGATGTAATCTTGTAATGATACTCCGTCGCCGTTTTGGTCAGGTAACGTAAATAATGGGGCAGTATCGCCAACTTGTAGTGTATTCATATCTAAATCCTGCGTTATATTTGTTATAGCATTGCTGATGGTTGCACGTAGCCGCCTAGCTACTGCTTATGGATACAACCTTGAATATCGAACTGCTGGCAAAGTTCTAAAAAGTCAGTTTCGATAGTATCAATACTCGTGTCTTGATTGACCGTAAATTCAATGCTGGCACTCATATTGTTGGTAACAGGGTCAATATCTGACTTTAATGACGAGATATCTATCTGTCGATTTGCAAAAAAAGCGGTAACCGCTTTTAAAATACCAGGCTGATCAATACCCGTGTATTCTGCCGAGTACATTTGAGTCTTATCGAGCACATGGTAGCCAGAGGTACGTTTCATCATGGTGATAAGTTCAAGCTCAACGGCCATGGTGGGCAAACGCGCTTCAATTTGATTGATGGCACGCATGTCGCCTTGCAGTAACATGATGAAGGAAAATTCTTTACCAAATATCGCCATACGACTGTCAAGAATATTACATTCACACTCGCTTGCTAGGTTAGTAAGCTCACTGACACTACCGTTTCTATCTGCGCCCATGGCAGTTAGTACAAGATATTGAGACATTCGTCGCCGTTTTTTGAATAAATAAAGGGCGGCATTGTAACTTACTTAACCTTAAATTATTAGTTACCTACAAAAAATTATCGCTAGTGGTGGAATTATCGCCACAAATCACCGACTAAGCGGCTTTCACCTTGTTATTAGCATGGCTGGCAAGTACCATGAGCGCAGTTTGTTGTAATGAAAATAGTTAACAAGTTTACGGGTATGTTTAGAGGAAGCATTGTCGCTTTAATTACGCCATTTACCGAGCAAGGGAAAATAGACTATAGCGCCTTAGCTCAGTTGATTGATTGGCATATAGCTCAAGGTTCGCAAGGGTTGGTAATTGCTGGAACAACGGGTGAGTCTGCAACCTTATCAGATAATGAAAAAATTGAGCTGGCCCGCTTTAGCGCAAAACAGAGCGCAAAACATAATGCAGGGCGAATTCCAGTGCTTGTCGGTAATGGTTGCAATGCCACAGCGCACGCTGTTGAACTTACTAAGCAACTCAACGATACCGGTATCGATGGCTACTTAACGGTCACCCCGTATTACAACAAGCCAACTGAACAAGGCTTACTAGCACACTACAGCGCGATTAACTCAGCAAGCGAAT
This Thalassotalea euphylliae DNA region includes the following protein-coding sequences:
- the purM gene encoding phosphoribosylformylglycinamidine cyclo-ligase; protein product: MSEQKQSLSYKDAGVDIDAGNELVENIKGAVKRTTRPEVMGGLGGFGSVCQLPTGYKEPVLVAGTDGVGTKLRLAIDLAKHDTVGIDLVAMCVNDLIVQGAEPLFFLDYYATAKLDVPVAASVVNGIAEGCVQAGCALVGGETAEMPGMYHQGDYDIAGFCVGVAEKSKVLDGQKVAAGDQLIALGSSGPHSNGYSLIRKVLEVSGSDTNELLDGKSIGEHLLEPTKIYVKSVLALLKEVDVHALSHITGGGFWENIPRVLPENAKAVINETSWQWPSIFNWLQEKGNVTTHEMYRTFNCGVGMIIAVPKDAVEQSLEILKAHGEQAWHIGEIQTKAEDQEQVVIGQE
- a CDS encoding DUF2066 domain-containing protein, producing MKLIQLNKMFHALVLILTTFSIFSAAAIEVTDLYQAKVAVDSQANKDRNQAIKKAMAAVLLKVGGQESVLTNSEVKRQLSRYNQYLTQYRYERDSEQLFLVAMFDENKINQLFQQQNLAIWGSLRPQILVWLLNESDLNREVVAESAGLPWPKQVNDFSEQRGLPLLLPLMDLEDSLQVNVTDLWGRFANATEEAAARYFVDANLIIRISNSSLLSEQDQQVACEGVLCQQPSWYAVDWSLLAERQQFGETYEGSDVAALLSQVLKDVASVVYQDYALSTDLNNELLIDVANVDSLTSYVEIHQFLTALSAVESVILVEAEEQTRTFKLNLLGSKKALLASLKLNDQLQQYIDPLVGEEPGANPVFYWRKQ
- the hda gene encoding DnaA regulatory inactivator Hda; amino-acid sequence: MKQDAQLALAVHLPDDETFESYTGNTNLTVLKILRDFVSQLRFSNSHKTQNSTQPDLIETVNSFYLFGLSGAGKSHLLHAASNYADSLGKTSLCLPMSEIIEMPVEVLEGLEQIDLICVDDIQLIRGNMVWQQAIFDLFNRVKEQGKQILIAGTNSVQDLSLELPDLKSRLSWGYVEQLKQLTDDEKMAVVARRARQRGLNIQPDVIKYLLNHFSRDTAALIQYLDTLDKLSIREQRKITIPFIKEALANS
- a CDS encoding DUF2069 domain-containing protein, whose protein sequence is MKSINTATYKKIALIGYFGLLAFMPLWLLVLEPSSLGPWLALVLFVVPLFFPAKGMLKGNPYTFAWSNFIVMWYFLHSLTSLWVSANKLYPLIELIFASLMFFGGTYYAKYRGQELGLSIRKKKGEE
- the arsC gene encoding arsenate reductase (glutaredoxin) (This arsenate reductase requires both glutathione and glutaredoxin to convert arsenate to arsenite, after which the efflux transporter formed by ArsA and ArsB can extrude the arsenite from the cell, providing resistance.) — translated: MLTIYHNPRCSKSRQTLQLIESANAAHEVVEYLKTPLSEDALRDLAKKLSVAPIDMMRTKETEFKEQALKGADDDTLFAAMAATPKLMERPIVVKGEQAVIGRPPENVNALL
- a CDS encoding M48 family metalloprotease, giving the protein MFKLKPVLLSIGLCLTIGSSPINAQQDKNELPEIGAAGSSILSIDKERVVGDAMMRHLRATQPILHDPVITEYLNHLGNRLVRNAQDVNYKFKFFVLNNNELNAFAFFGGHVGVHSGLITTADTESELASVLAHEISHVTQRHLARRLEAQSANQPLTLAGMLGGVLLTLVNPTVGIAALSTSVAASQQASLNYTRGNEKEADRVGIALLVNSNFDPMGAPNFFGKMAERFRYKSKPPAMLLTHPLPESRISDARLRAQNYPRTQLPPSLEFELAKARIQARYQGEPKNNITQFQHILKQQQYAIKEAANYGLALSYFANEDYNQAKQLLEQLLANDKRNLFYVDALTDTYLELEEYQSAIDMLAALNLLMPNNQVVALNYANALQKNQQYDQAEQVLQDFLLVKPKHFIAYDLLNEVYRKAKKTALMHTTQAEVYALLGAYPKAIDELQTGYNFAEGKPLIQKRIKARILQFEDQQNKLKRL
- a CDS encoding sulfurtransferase TusA family protein gives rise to the protein MNYQYDASGEVCPLPLVKLRVLLKKMKIGDSCRLLIKDTGSKSDIPKLLDKLNYPYTSSIIDDGIQELNIRIR
- a CDS encoding AI-2E family transporter — its product is MVRFFKDWYTRKFSDPHAVTLVVILVTAFLAVYFLSSLLMPVFVAMAIAFLLDLPVNRLTNAGISHSWSVIMVVAAFVGVSLITFLGLMPIVWQQSTNLMQEVPHMVTEGRTYLMTLPEKYPEIVQAEQIEHMIALTNDKLLEWGQVAIEATLNSLSDLVALIIYLILVPIMIFFFLKDKRELLTGFSRFLPKERRMASQVGKEMNQQILNYIRGKLIEILIIGAVSTVTFIFLDLRYSVLLGVLVGLSVLVPYVGATLVTLPVMLVALFQFGVSPEFGYVMLAYGIIQVLDGNLLVPVLFSEAVNLHPVTIIIAVIFFGGMWGFWGVFFAIPLATLVKAVVNAFPNTPLDEEQSVTA
- the bcp gene encoding thioredoxin-dependent thiol peroxidase; the encoded protein is MNTLQVGDTAPLFTLPDQNGDGVSLQDYIGKQQVLVYFYPKAMTPGCTVQAQGLRDSKTELDNLNTVVFGISPDESKRLDKFCQRDELNFTLLSDVDHKVADDFGVWGLKKFMGKEYDGIHRLSFLIGLDGKISHVFNKFKTKNHHEVVLEVLNQV
- a CDS encoding glycine cleavage system protein R, whose amino-acid sequence is MSQYLVLTAMGADRNGSVSELTNLASECECNILDSRMAIFGKEFSFIMLLQGDMRAINQIEARLPTMAVELELITMMKRTSGYHVLDKTQMYSAEYTGIDQPGILKAVTAFFANRQIDISSLKSDIDPVTNNMSASIEFTVNQDTSIDTIETDFLELCQQFDIQGCIHKQ